In the Ranitomeya imitator isolate aRanImi1 chromosome 2, aRanImi1.pri, whole genome shotgun sequence genome, AACACACTGTGCAGTTGGGGTCCAAATATGAGATGTAAGCATAAAAATAGCCATCGGGGTTAAAGCGTGGAAGGCAAATAGGAGTCCAGATCTCACCTGCCTGAAAGGCAGAAGAGGCTCCGATAAGGTTCAGCAGCAGCTGGAGGTCTGCAGGGTCCAGACGGCAATCCTCAATCACTGCCCGCTCCTGCACCACAGTCACAAGCTGCTGCTCTGCCACTAAGATGGAGAACACTAAATTGGGAGTGATGGCTTTAGTTAGAATGGAGCTCAGGGAGTCCCGCAGCGGGCTTGGCAAGGCCACGCACCGTACTGCCCCAAGGAGGAAGCCAGGGTCAGTATCCAGCAAGTCCAATAGGCTATCCAGGATCTTTTCAGAGCCGGTGAGAAGACGCCGCAAATCGTAATTCTTCTTGCGCTCAAATATTCGAGCCACACTTGCCTGTGTGAGCATGCTGATTATCTGGTAGTAAACGTACTGCAGCTCCTTTCTCAGCTGCTCCTCTGACTGAGGGGCCCGCGACACAGACACTAACACCAAGGGGCCCTGCTGCAGGAACACCACTTTCTGCTtgtctgtgaaaaaaaacagaGCAACAATCAGCATTGCAGCTTCACAAATACCCTCCCAATAGCCACCATTACATAACAATAGCCATCAGACCCCAAAACCAGACATTACtttaccaaacaaggcaagtctttgttgtccgaccaccacaacccctttgtataccagaccaatgcccaaacaccataacctccctatccaacatcactgaaggagaacttgctcatcttctctccaaatcacacctcaccacttgtgcacgtgaccccatcccatcccacctccttcccaacctcaccaccacactaatcccatccctaacccatctcttcaacctatcactaacttaagATACCGTCCCCTCTGCATTCAAACATGCAAcagtcacacctatcctcaaaaagcgctctcttgacccgagcgctatgtctagctatcgccctatatctttgctcccaaactccttgagcagcacgtccatgctgaactttcctctcactctgCATCTAATTCActcaacaacctacaatctggcttctgtccccaccattccactgagactgccctgaccaaactttctaacgactcacagccaaagctaactaacaattctctatactcctccttcttgacctgtcctctgccttcgacacagttgaccactgcctcctactacagatcctctcttcctttggtgtaaaaaatctcaccctatcctggatctcttcatacctttccaaccgcacatttagcgttttctactcccatactacctcttcatctcgccctctctctgttggtgtccctcaaggctctgtccttggacccttactcttctcaatctatacatttagcctgggacaactcaaagtccaatggcttccagtaccatctatatgctgatgacactcagatctacctctctggtccaAACGTCACCTCTctcctgtccagaatcccggagtgtctatcagccatatcctcgttcatctcctctcgcttcctcaagctcaatgtgggcaAATCTGAAATAATTATCTTTCCTTcatctcacatatcttccctacctgatctatcacaatctatccaccacatttggatccttcagacggaacctgaaaacccatctcttcaaaaaagcttacaacctgtaatgaccacgcggccacctcaacacctactgcaaccccgacctactgtctccttccccataatcctgtagaatttaagcccacaagggcagggtcctctcccctctgtaccagtctgccactgttagttttgtttactgtgatatttgtattttgatttaACCCCATCTAGTGTACCATGGAAttaatgtgctatataaataataataataacaactttACATCATAGATCACATAAAACTGTCACGTACCAGAATGGATGGAGCGGATGGCGTTATTTCCACTCTGAACAAAACTGACCAGCGCCATCATTACTCCCATGGTGGAGGACAGGGCCTCCTCATTGCCATAGCGGGAGTAAATCGGCTTTCCTGCCTCGCTCAGGACAAACACGTGCTTCCGTTTTGTGCGCCAACTCTCTGCGGTCACGTCCTCCTCTCGCTGAACAGGGGTAGTAGGTGGAGACGCATCTGACGTCACTCCTGCCACCACTGAGGAGACACCAGGAAAATCCCCAGAGTCATCCAACACATTATCTGTTAGTCCCTTGTGCTCATCATCATGGTCACCAGCATCTGTAGATTGTCCAGGGTCGGCAACCACAAGATCACTTAGTTTGGTCTCATCCGCAGAAGCCTCTGTATTGTTATACTTGAGGCTCTTTTTGTGTGTCTGCCCAGTGTCATTGCATTCTGTTGATTCTTTGCATGACGGTTCTTCACCAATAGTTTGCAGGGCCTGTGGTGGCTGGCTGCCGTCATATACCATGCCACCATTCTCGCCTTCTACATCTTCTGCAGCCGACATACAGCCTTGCTGTAAACAGTCACGTATATCTAATCCCCCCACCTCATTTACAGTAGCAGTGTCATGGTCCACCACATTCAAGGTTTCTGGTACTTCCATTAAGCCCATGGAAACTTGTCCTGTCTCTTCTGCAGTTCCCCTGGTGCTGTCCTCCA is a window encoding:
- the LOC138662366 gene encoding vacuolar fusion protein MON1 homolog B-like isoform X2; the protein is MAEEAPNTAQREKGDLETDLLDQTENETSDDPQTLPSPLDVQPLDTRPKSSDEGCPHDASVLSHFPRDDPHRGPLQEGMDVTDTQCSEGSLEDSTRGTAEETGQVSMGLMEVPETLNVVDHDTATVNEVGGLDIRDCLQQGCMSAAEDVEGENGGMVYDGSQPPQALQTIGEEPSCKESTECNDTGQTHKKSLKYNNTEASADETKLSDLVVADPGQSTDAGDHDDEHKGLTDNVLDDSGDFPGVSSVVAGVTSDASPPTTPVQREEDVTAESWRTKRKHVFVLSEAGKPIYSRYGNEEALSSTMGVMMALVSFVQSGNNAIRSIHSDKQKVVFLQQGPLVLVSVSRAPQSEEQLRKELQYVYYQIISMLTQASVARIFERKKNYDLRRLLTGSEKILDSLLDLLDTDPGFLLGAVRCVALPSPLRDSLSSILTKAITPNLVFSILVAEQQLVTVVQERAVIEDCRLDPADLQLLLNLIGASSAFQAGEIWTPICLPRFNPDGYFYAYISYLDPNCTVCLVLLSTDKESFYAVSGCKRKIQEAMEAQNSLQTLAGALRCRSYSASLVGVPELLHFVYKPLDIPETYQQLPQFTSPEPDGPYTSEEERQRLFDLYRYLHCRIHSSARPLRLIYHVAEKETLLAWVTSKFELYTAFSSLVTKVGAINVITKLLRWIKREEDRLFIRYPPKYSTTPVPGKGVKSSRTDRTDPSQNGFFTGL
- the LOC138662366 gene encoding vacuolar fusion protein MON1 homolog B-like isoform X3: MADLLDQTENETSDDPQTLPSPLDVQPLDTRPKSSDEGCPHDASVLSHFPRDDPHRGPLQEGMDVTDTQCSEGSLEDSTRGTAEETGQVSMGLMEVPETLNVVDHDTATVNEVGGLDIRDCLQQGCMSAAEDVEGENGGMVYDGSQPPQALQTIGEEPSCKESTECNDTGQTHKKSLKYNNTEASADETKLSDLVVADPGQSTDAGDHDDEHKGLTDNVLDDSGDFPGVSSVVAGVTSDASPPTTPVQREEDVTAESWRTKRKHVFVLSEAGKPIYSRYGNEEALSSTMGVMMALVSFVQSGNNAIRSIHSDKQKVVFLQQGPLVLVSVSRAPQSEEQLRKELQYVYYQIISMLTQASVARIFERKKNYDLRRLLTGSEKILDSLLDLLDTDPGFLLGAVRCVALPSPLRDSLSSILTKAITPNLVFSILVAEQQLVTVVQERAVIEDCRLDPADLQLLLNLIGASSAFQAGEIWTPICLPRFNPDGYFYAYISYLDPNCTVCLVLLSTDKESFYAVSGCKRKIQEAMEAQNSLQTLAGALRCRSYSASLVGVPELLHFVYKPLDIPETYQQLPQFTSPEPDGPYTSEEERQRLFDLYRYLHCRIHSSARPLRLIYHVAEKETLLAWVTSKFELYTAFSSLVTKVGAINVITKLLRWIKREEDRLFIRYPPKYSTTPVPGKGVKSSRTDRTDPSQNGFFTGL
- the LOC138662366 gene encoding vacuolar fusion protein MON1 homolog B-like isoform X1, giving the protein MAGAGRDVGVMAEEAPNTAQREKGDLETDLLDQTENETSDDPQTLPSPLDVQPLDTRPKSSDEGCPHDASVLSHFPRDDPHRGPLQEGMDVTDTQCSEGSLEDSTRGTAEETGQVSMGLMEVPETLNVVDHDTATVNEVGGLDIRDCLQQGCMSAAEDVEGENGGMVYDGSQPPQALQTIGEEPSCKESTECNDTGQTHKKSLKYNNTEASADETKLSDLVVADPGQSTDAGDHDDEHKGLTDNVLDDSGDFPGVSSVVAGVTSDASPPTTPVQREEDVTAESWRTKRKHVFVLSEAGKPIYSRYGNEEALSSTMGVMMALVSFVQSGNNAIRSIHSDKQKVVFLQQGPLVLVSVSRAPQSEEQLRKELQYVYYQIISMLTQASVARIFERKKNYDLRRLLTGSEKILDSLLDLLDTDPGFLLGAVRCVALPSPLRDSLSSILTKAITPNLVFSILVAEQQLVTVVQERAVIEDCRLDPADLQLLLNLIGASSAFQAGEIWTPICLPRFNPDGYFYAYISYLDPNCTVCLVLLSTDKESFYAVSGCKRKIQEAMEAQNSLQTLAGALRCRSYSASLVGVPELLHFVYKPLDIPETYQQLPQFTSPEPDGPYTSEEERQRLFDLYRYLHCRIHSSARPLRLIYHVAEKETLLAWVTSKFELYTAFSSLVTKVGAINVITKLLRWIKREEDRLFIRYPPKYSTTPVPGKGVKSSRTDRTDPSQNGFFTGL